In Myxococcus virescens, a single genomic region encodes these proteins:
- a CDS encoding HAD family hydrolase, whose amino-acid sequence MAVAFFDLDKTLIAANSGSLWIRRELELGHISRFQALRASLWIARYHLGFVSMQDAVARAIAQLAGTPAKPLQERTAVFYAEQVRPLYRPGAWAVLDAHRRAGERLVLLTSSTGYLSELVARELGLDAVLCNRFEVDGAGLHTGRALGTICFGEGKRVCAEAYVREAGVALSACAFYTDSYSDLSVMEVVGRPVAVHPDHRLRRHARKRGWPVVDWGVPPGGDVQAVPPAPPVVPSTGP is encoded by the coding sequence GTGGCCGTCGCATTCTTTGACCTGGACAAGACGCTCATCGCCGCCAACTCGGGCTCGCTGTGGATTCGCCGCGAGCTCGAGCTGGGGCACATCTCCCGCTTCCAGGCGCTGCGCGCCAGCCTCTGGATTGCGCGCTACCACCTGGGCTTCGTGTCCATGCAGGACGCCGTCGCACGCGCGATTGCCCAGCTCGCCGGTACGCCCGCGAAGCCGCTCCAGGAGCGCACCGCCGTGTTCTACGCGGAGCAGGTGCGGCCGCTCTATCGGCCCGGGGCCTGGGCCGTGCTGGACGCGCACCGGCGCGCCGGGGAGCGGCTCGTCCTGCTGACGTCATCCACGGGCTACCTGTCGGAGCTGGTGGCGCGGGAGCTGGGACTGGACGCGGTGCTGTGCAACCGCTTCGAGGTCGATGGCGCGGGCCTCCACACCGGACGCGCCCTGGGCACCATCTGCTTCGGCGAGGGCAAGCGCGTCTGTGCCGAGGCGTACGTGCGCGAGGCGGGCGTGGCACTGTCGGCATGCGCCTTCTACACCGATTCGTATTCGGACCTGTCGGTGATGGAGGTGGTGGGGCGGCCCGTGGCCGTCCACCCGGACCACCGGCTGCGGCGCCACGCCCGGAAGCGGGGCTGGCCGGTGGTGGACTGGGGCGTGCCGCCCGGCGGCGATGTGCAGGCCGTTCCTCCCGCGCCTCCCGTGGTGCCCTCCACCGGACCCTGA
- a CDS encoding histidine kinase dimerization/phospho-acceptor domain-containing protein, protein MRRRPALVVWPERPTGRDARVLARMSAFGTVLLAAHARESDAAARHVQLLKTQRRLERRVVNQEHRRSRASHDLRTPLMVIKGYVDMMLKGTAGGLTAPIQRYLERLRRSADDQSAIIERRLAKVQDEGVEDLRPLLRTAFIPAARGQRIVDTTMTLPDRPVAIPGARDDVELLVRALARAVAASGAPTAVRVEAAGDAGVWQLRVNIRGGKALPEKTVMLLRHLTQRLRGGLSLPEETGNGWVVHLPVDDTVPVAPRES, encoded by the coding sequence ATGCGTCGTCGGCCGGCCCTGGTGGTGTGGCCCGAACGGCCCACCGGCCGGGATGCCCGGGTGCTCGCGCGCATGTCAGCGTTCGGCACCGTGCTGCTCGCGGCGCATGCCCGGGAGTCGGACGCGGCGGCGCGGCACGTGCAACTGCTGAAGACGCAGCGGCGATTGGAACGGCGGGTGGTGAACCAGGAGCACCGGCGCTCCCGGGCGTCACACGACCTCAGGACACCATTGATGGTCATCAAGGGATACGTGGACATGATGCTGAAGGGAACGGCGGGCGGGCTGACGGCCCCCATCCAGCGCTACCTGGAGCGGCTGCGCCGCTCGGCGGACGACCAGAGCGCCATCATCGAGCGCCGGCTGGCGAAGGTGCAGGACGAGGGCGTGGAGGACCTGCGCCCCCTGCTGCGCACCGCCTTCATCCCCGCCGCGCGCGGCCAGCGCATCGTGGACACGACGATGACGCTCCCGGACCGGCCCGTGGCCATTCCGGGCGCCCGCGATGACGTGGAGCTGCTGGTGCGCGCGCTGGCCCGCGCGGTGGCGGCGTCGGGCGCGCCCACGGCGGTGCGCGTGGAAGCCGCGGGGGACGCGGGCGTGTGGCAGCTGCGCGTCAACATCCGCGGCGGCAAGGCGCTGCCGGAGAAGACGGTCATGCTGCTGCGGCACCTGACGCAGCGGCTGCGGGGTGGCCTCTCGTTGCCGGAGGAGACCGGCAATGGCTGGGTGGTCCACCTGCCGGTGGATGACACCGTGCCCGTGGCGCCTCGCGAGTCGTGA
- a CDS encoding CheR family methyltransferase produces MSEGVLDDATLARVEDVLQSACGVTLARSLRRSLETALGRAARSRGLEPDAFLRKLLVREAAAVECFIEHAVIGETYFFRHPEHLRTLARLAQAHPAPCFQVWSAGCASGEEPYSIAMALMAEGLPEGRFRVLATDVSGRALQRAREGVYGPWSLRRIEPEQEKRFLVANGDDYAVIPQVRHAVEFRRHNLAVDPPPFMGLGAIFCRNVLIYFPTELAREVLKRFISALAPGGLLFVSPAEVPLTNGLGLETVDAEGSVALRVPAPGAPRAATPEARLPRLGMGRNQVASPVPPAGWPQALDDSRARRARVPEGRPSLSEPGTSRPARAAPTPDAATPAVPRSVAVDALAAEEVPALERAIIAARAGHFEEAEALAREAAKALVPEAYLLLSMVAEVRGDLNGAVEAVRKALYLEPRLALGHATLVALYGRMDRPEDAERARQNALRALDGLDDEHPLRGVETMTAGGLRQALAPVEQAGWLGVR; encoded by the coding sequence GTGAGCGAGGGCGTGCTCGACGACGCGACGCTGGCCCGGGTCGAGGACGTCCTCCAGTCGGCCTGCGGGGTGACGTTGGCGCGCAGCCTGCGCCGCTCGCTGGAGACGGCGCTGGGGCGGGCCGCGCGGTCGCGAGGCCTGGAGCCCGACGCCTTCCTGCGCAAGCTGCTGGTGCGCGAGGCCGCGGCGGTGGAGTGCTTCATCGAGCACGCCGTCATTGGCGAGACGTACTTCTTCCGTCACCCGGAGCACCTGCGCACCCTGGCGCGTCTGGCGCAGGCGCACCCGGCCCCGTGCTTCCAGGTGTGGAGCGCGGGCTGCGCCAGCGGCGAGGAGCCCTACAGCATCGCCATGGCCTTGATGGCGGAGGGCTTGCCCGAAGGCCGCTTCCGCGTACTGGCGACGGACGTGTCGGGCCGGGCGCTCCAGCGCGCGCGGGAGGGCGTGTACGGCCCGTGGTCCCTGCGCCGCATCGAGCCGGAGCAGGAGAAGCGCTTCCTGGTCGCCAACGGCGACGACTACGCCGTCATCCCCCAGGTCCGGCACGCCGTGGAGTTCCGGCGCCACAACCTGGCCGTGGATCCGCCGCCCTTCATGGGCCTGGGCGCCATCTTCTGCCGAAACGTGCTCATCTACTTCCCGACGGAGCTCGCGCGGGAGGTGCTGAAGCGCTTCATCTCCGCGCTGGCCCCCGGTGGGCTGCTCTTCGTCTCTCCGGCGGAGGTGCCGCTGACCAACGGCCTGGGGCTGGAGACGGTGGACGCCGAGGGCAGCGTGGCGCTTCGGGTCCCCGCGCCGGGTGCGCCTCGCGCGGCGACGCCGGAGGCGCGGCTTCCTCGCCTGGGGATGGGCCGCAATCAGGTGGCCTCGCCGGTGCCTCCAGCCGGGTGGCCTCAGGCGCTGGACGATTCAAGGGCGCGCCGCGCGCGCGTGCCGGAGGGGCGTCCATCTCTGAGCGAGCCCGGGACGTCGCGCCCCGCGCGGGCCGCGCCAACGCCAGACGCCGCCACTCCGGCCGTGCCGCGGTCGGTGGCCGTGGATGCGCTCGCTGCCGAGGAGGTTCCTGCCCTGGAGCGCGCCATCATCGCGGCGCGTGCGGGACACTTCGAGGAGGCGGAGGCGCTGGCGCGCGAGGCCGCGAAGGCGCTCGTTCCCGAGGCGTACCTGCTGCTCTCCATGGTGGCCGAGGTTCGTGGCGACCTGAACGGGGCCGTGGAAGCGGTTCGCAAGGCGCTGTACCTGGAGCCCCGGTTGGCGCTGGGGCACGCCACGCTGGTGGCCCTCTATGGGCGCATGGATCGGCCCGAGGACGCGGAGCGTGCGCGGCAGAACGCCCTGCGCGCGCTGGATGGACTGGATGATGAACACCCGCTGCGTGGGGTGGAGACGATGACGGCCGGCGGCCTGAGGCAGGCCCTGGCGCCAGTCGAGCAGGCTGGCTGGCTTGGAGTGCGCTGA
- a CDS encoding response regulator, with translation MNAKVLIVEDTKTITNLLQVYLMGWGLEFFDAPNGAIGLTKARELKPDLIISDVQMPEMDGFALCAAIRADRQLHDTPFMMLTSLKDDASRQKGKLVGASAFLNKPVSVDDLRSKVRDILKLPATRY, from the coding sequence ATGAACGCAAAGGTGCTCATCGTCGAAGACACGAAGACCATCACCAACCTTCTTCAGGTGTACCTGATGGGGTGGGGGTTGGAGTTCTTCGACGCTCCGAATGGCGCGATTGGACTGACCAAGGCGCGGGAGCTCAAGCCGGACCTCATCATCTCCGATGTGCAGATGCCGGAGATGGACGGCTTCGCGCTGTGCGCGGCGATCCGCGCGGACCGGCAACTTCACGACACCCCTTTCATGATGCTCACGTCGCTGAAGGACGACGCGAGCCGGCAGAAGGGCAAGCTGGTGGGCGCCAGCGCCTTCCTCAACAAGCCGGTGTCCGTGGACGACCTTCGTTCGAAGGTGCGCGACATCCTGAAGCTCCCCGCGACCCGGTACTGA
- a CDS encoding chemotaxis protein CheW translates to MSKDDAKIDSTGLRRQLTEAHSLLDGKQGVSPEKRREVLSARARALAESRHEERQEVLSVLAFQVGGERYAVRIEHVDHVIEARGIASLPGAPRHVLGALVSRSRVVPVLDLRQLLGLEGGGMSDLSKVVVVEADDSEEGVGLAAESVEGRKELPKAELSQPPPGPFLFLTPDRLTVLDLEQLGGPSATRPEGE, encoded by the coding sequence ATGTCGAAGGACGACGCCAAGATTGATTCCACGGGGCTGCGACGCCAGCTCACCGAGGCGCACTCGCTGCTGGACGGCAAGCAGGGGGTGAGCCCCGAGAAGCGTCGCGAGGTGCTCAGCGCCCGTGCCCGGGCCCTGGCCGAATCCCGCCACGAGGAGCGCCAGGAGGTGCTCTCCGTGCTGGCCTTCCAGGTGGGCGGCGAACGCTATGCGGTGCGAATCGAGCACGTGGACCACGTGATTGAAGCGCGCGGCATCGCCTCGCTGCCCGGTGCTCCCCGGCACGTGCTGGGGGCGCTGGTGAGCCGCTCGCGCGTGGTGCCGGTGTTGGACCTGCGCCAGCTCCTGGGGCTGGAGGGGGGCGGCATGTCGGACCTCAGCAAGGTGGTGGTGGTCGAGGCGGATGACAGTGAAGAGGGGGTCGGGCTGGCGGCGGAGTCCGTCGAAGGACGCAAGGAATTGCCGAAGGCGGAGCTGTCCCAGCCTCCGCCCGGGCCCTTCTTGTTCCTCACGCCGGACCGGCTGACGGTGTTGGACCTGGAGCAGCTCGGGGGCCCGTCCGCCACGCGGCCCGAAGGGGAGTAG
- a CDS encoding chemotaxis protein CheW gives MADTPDNSMVAQSRRLSVEERLSQLEEEQAQLRQELASLAGELRLPGMYLAVDAAGTSALMDAETVQEVVRLVELEPLPGAPAHVAGTFVYRGSPAVVVDLAALLGVKREASLDAHLVVCGGGARTVAVLVDRVRDLVESPVLVDGTPDGTPPLPWDASGLMAGLCRTPEGVRPLLRTAAVLVGPEAP, from the coding sequence ATGGCAGACACACCAGACAATTCCATGGTCGCGCAGTCGCGCCGTCTCTCTGTCGAGGAGCGGCTGAGTCAGCTCGAGGAGGAGCAGGCCCAGCTGCGCCAGGAGCTGGCGTCGCTGGCGGGCGAGCTGCGACTTCCAGGGATGTACCTGGCGGTGGACGCGGCGGGGACCAGCGCGCTGATGGACGCGGAGACGGTGCAGGAGGTGGTGCGGCTGGTGGAGCTGGAGCCGCTGCCCGGGGCGCCCGCGCACGTTGCGGGGACCTTCGTCTACCGGGGCAGCCCGGCCGTCGTCGTGGACCTGGCGGCGCTCCTGGGGGTGAAGCGGGAGGCCTCCCTGGATGCGCACCTGGTCGTCTGCGGCGGCGGTGCGCGGACGGTGGCCGTGCTGGTGGACCGCGTGCGCGACCTGGTGGAGTCCCCGGTGCTGGTGGACGGGACGCCGGATGGGACGCCGCCGCTGCCGTGGGATGCCAGCGGGCTGATGGCGGGGCTGTGCCGGACGCCTGAAGGCGTGCGCCCGTTGCTTCGGACGGCCGCGGTGCTCGTGGGGCCGGAGGCGCCGTGA
- a CDS encoding TonB family protein, giving the protein MIKGDSPNPEAPTGTGTDPLIGRNLNGRFSILEPLGIGGMGKVYRALQAPLERVVALKVLNPSFPSSRDPGFQKRFLREASLTSKLRHPNTVTVIDYGQTDDGIFYIAMEYLDGRTLAQVLGQVGPLAWSRAIAITQQICRSLREAHSQGIIHRDLKPANIMLLNEQDQDLVKVLDFGLVKSVAAPQEGQLSPEITQNGTFLGSPQYMAPEQARNATDARSDVYSLGIVLFQMLMGRPPFIARDHIELIFAHYKEAPPTFQQVRPDLHIPPEIEAVVRRCLEKDPARRYQTMDELLEGLREASMSAGGNSGIFKRPGGATTTGPYPSPALFSNVGNNTESGDTLAVDISVEVPRDVKRARQRTLLTGGLGGLVVAGLIAGGAVFFMSNKEAAPPAPAPQAEAPAPVAAAPAAEPAAEPAAAANAGKVRFKLMSQPSGARVFYRGKERGVTPFTLEIPSGQDGSVTVELTFAMEGYQMETVVTGGTGEVVLSQKMQKRRGGAGGSRHVEVASVSADETAEEVEPVATPGGMSAPVMLAPTASPATELPVAAAVGGATAAAADAAPAKGSATGLALPVLPTAAVASARGDVLPYNEDMPRPEMVDQGKDIIYTREAMAAKSSGVMIVRCTITQKGRVEKCRTIKSVAHMERAVLDALTSRTYKPIVYKGYPVNVDYTFSMRLVAPRR; this is encoded by the coding sequence ATGATCAAGGGCGACTCGCCGAATCCCGAGGCACCCACTGGAACGGGCACGGATCCGCTCATCGGGCGAAATCTGAACGGCCGCTTCAGCATCCTGGAACCGTTGGGCATCGGGGGCATGGGCAAGGTCTACCGGGCCCTGCAGGCGCCGCTCGAGCGCGTGGTGGCGCTCAAGGTACTCAACCCCAGCTTCCCCAGCAGCCGGGACCCTGGCTTCCAGAAGCGCTTCCTGCGCGAGGCGTCGCTGACGTCCAAGCTGCGCCATCCCAACACCGTCACCGTCATCGACTACGGGCAGACGGACGACGGCATCTTCTACATCGCCATGGAGTACCTGGACGGCCGGACGCTGGCCCAGGTGCTGGGGCAGGTCGGCCCGCTGGCGTGGTCTCGCGCCATCGCCATCACCCAGCAGATCTGCCGCTCGCTGCGCGAGGCGCACAGCCAGGGCATCATCCACCGCGACCTGAAGCCGGCCAACATCATGCTCCTCAACGAGCAGGATCAGGACCTGGTCAAGGTGCTGGACTTCGGCCTGGTGAAGTCGGTGGCGGCGCCCCAGGAGGGGCAGCTCTCTCCTGAAATCACCCAGAACGGCACGTTCCTGGGCTCGCCGCAGTACATGGCGCCCGAGCAGGCGCGCAACGCCACCGACGCGCGCAGTGACGTGTACTCGCTGGGCATCGTGCTCTTCCAGATGCTGATGGGGCGTCCGCCGTTCATCGCGCGCGACCACATCGAGCTCATCTTCGCCCACTACAAGGAGGCCCCACCCACCTTCCAGCAGGTGCGGCCGGACCTCCACATCCCGCCGGAAATCGAGGCGGTGGTCCGCCGCTGCCTGGAGAAGGACCCGGCGCGGCGCTACCAGACGATGGACGAGCTGCTGGAGGGCCTGCGCGAAGCGAGCATGTCCGCGGGCGGCAACAGCGGCATCTTCAAGCGGCCCGGCGGCGCGACGACGACGGGCCCCTACCCATCCCCCGCGCTGTTCTCCAACGTGGGCAACAACACCGAATCCGGTGACACGCTGGCGGTGGACATCAGCGTGGAGGTGCCCCGGGACGTCAAGCGCGCCCGGCAGCGCACGCTGCTCACGGGTGGCCTGGGAGGCCTCGTAGTGGCGGGCCTCATCGCGGGCGGCGCGGTGTTCTTCATGTCGAACAAGGAAGCGGCACCACCGGCCCCCGCGCCCCAGGCGGAGGCCCCGGCGCCTGTCGCCGCCGCACCCGCCGCGGAGCCGGCCGCCGAACCCGCTGCCGCCGCGAACGCGGGCAAGGTCCGCTTCAAGCTGATGAGCCAGCCCTCCGGCGCCCGCGTCTTCTACCGGGGCAAGGAGCGAGGCGTCACGCCCTTCACCCTGGAGATTCCGTCGGGACAGGATGGCTCCGTCACGGTGGAGCTGACCTTCGCGATGGAGGGCTACCAGATGGAGACCGTCGTCACGGGCGGTACCGGCGAGGTGGTGCTGTCGCAGAAGATGCAGAAGCGCCGGGGCGGCGCGGGCGGCAGCCGGCACGTCGAGGTGGCCTCCGTGAGCGCGGACGAGACGGCGGAGGAAGTCGAGCCGGTGGCCACGCCGGGCGGCATGTCCGCGCCGGTGATGCTCGCCCCCACGGCCTCGCCCGCCACGGAGCTCCCTGTCGCGGCGGCTGTCGGTGGCGCCACGGCCGCGGCAGCCGACGCGGCTCCGGCCAAGGGCTCGGCGACCGGGCTCGCGTTGCCGGTCCTCCCCACCGCTGCGGTGGCCTCCGCGCGGGGCGACGTGCTCCCCTACAACGAGGACATGCCTCGCCCGGAGATGGTCGACCAGGGCAAGGACATCATCTACACGCGCGAAGCGATGGCCGCGAAGTCGAGCGGCGTGATGATTGTCCGCTGCACCATCACCCAGAAGGGCCGCGTGGAGAAGTGCCGGACCATCAAGTCCGTGGCCCACATGGAGCGCGCGGTGCTCGATGCCCTCACGTCCCGGACCTACAAGCCCATCGTCTACAAGGGCTACCCGGTGAACGTGGACTACACCTTCAGCATGCGCCTGGTGGCACCGCGCCGCTGA
- a CDS encoding hybrid sensor histidine kinase/response regulator — translation MDPQLLRSIWPVFSAETREQIQAIGSKVLGLEGPAQGREPDLLPSLKRLVHSLKGSAASLGLDDIEQVVHAIEDGLATFNQEERLPRDTVEAMLRGLSAIEGAMARGDAGQSPVVEGLSSLLAALGHESAEAVPQTAASGAAAQGLEVLDLLEAGLSALCSPDVPDRAAVVRTAVERARTLKTSAESAGAQKVATLAEAAALGFTRMEPGGDSAGLAASDVAGTLVDLRTALEAEGGAGAVARAVHSLRASPSPAPVEGAAAQGPAGAAATTESRGPADQTVRVSVKTLESIALQVELLLAGRAQQTRRGAAHRVLMDGMREVLMHLERASSQLAMAGGGPALEPLRAGVTQMRGLQKQLLELTKESHRDGEQLTLVAQVARDDLRDLRMVPASQVLEPLRRTVRETSARLDKQVTLELSGGEVRLDRRILDALKDPLLHLVRNAIDHGLESTEERRAAGKPEAGRLTVRVEPRGSRIAVVVEDDGSGLSPSRVRATAVRRGLLSADEAEKLSDAQAARLVFQPGFSTREQVSATSGRGVGLDVVQATAQRLQGSVDVAFTAGRGTRFTVDLPLTLAAALGLLVRTGTTVSAIPSDSVNRILRLNPDDVGTVAGRVVARLDGEQLTFLPLAEAIGLPRLPLALDSGNVQAAALLTVGEDKVLFAIDEVVGQQEIVVRSLGRHLKGVRHLAGAAVLDDGRVVPVLNAAELVRAARPETRSVARETARPRILVCDDALTTRFAMKSLLEIAGYPVVTAADGEEAWGILERTPCQLVVSDWQMPRLDGVGLARRIKSHPQLHRTPIILVTSLDSPEDRAAGLEAGADGYLVKREVERGRLLELVRQLLPVS, via the coding sequence ATGGATCCTCAGCTCTTGCGCAGCATCTGGCCGGTGTTCTCCGCGGAGACGCGCGAGCAGATTCAAGCCATCGGGTCGAAGGTGTTGGGGTTGGAGGGCCCGGCGCAGGGGCGTGAGCCGGACCTGCTCCCGTCGCTCAAGCGGCTGGTCCATAGCCTCAAGGGCTCCGCGGCCAGCCTGGGCCTGGACGACATCGAGCAGGTGGTGCACGCCATCGAGGACGGGCTGGCCACCTTCAATCAGGAGGAGCGGCTGCCCCGCGACACGGTGGAGGCCATGCTGCGCGGGCTCTCCGCCATCGAAGGCGCCATGGCCCGTGGCGACGCCGGACAGTCACCCGTGGTGGAAGGACTGTCCTCGCTGCTGGCCGCCCTGGGCCACGAGTCCGCGGAGGCCGTCCCCCAGACGGCGGCCTCGGGCGCGGCCGCGCAGGGGCTGGAGGTGCTGGACCTCCTCGAAGCGGGGTTGAGCGCGCTGTGCTCGCCAGATGTTCCGGACCGGGCGGCGGTGGTGCGCACGGCGGTGGAGCGGGCCCGCACGTTGAAGACGTCCGCCGAGTCCGCCGGGGCGCAGAAGGTGGCCACGCTGGCGGAAGCCGCGGCGCTGGGCTTCACGCGAATGGAGCCGGGCGGTGACTCCGCGGGGCTGGCCGCATCGGACGTGGCTGGCACGCTGGTGGACCTGCGGACGGCGTTGGAGGCCGAGGGTGGCGCAGGGGCGGTGGCCCGCGCCGTCCATTCGCTGCGCGCGTCGCCGTCTCCCGCGCCCGTGGAAGGCGCGGCGGCGCAGGGGCCCGCGGGAGCTGCGGCCACGACGGAGTCCCGCGGACCGGCGGACCAGACGGTGCGCGTGTCGGTGAAGACGCTGGAGTCCATCGCGCTCCAGGTGGAGCTGCTCCTGGCCGGACGCGCGCAGCAGACGCGGCGCGGCGCGGCGCACCGCGTGTTGATGGACGGCATGCGCGAGGTGCTGATGCACCTGGAGCGCGCGTCGTCGCAGCTCGCGATGGCGGGCGGCGGTCCCGCGCTGGAGCCGCTCCGCGCGGGCGTGACGCAGATGCGCGGACTGCAGAAGCAGCTCCTGGAGCTGACGAAGGAGTCGCACCGCGACGGTGAGCAGCTGACGCTGGTGGCCCAGGTGGCGCGCGATGATTTGCGCGACCTGCGCATGGTACCGGCCTCGCAGGTGCTGGAGCCGCTGCGGCGCACCGTGCGCGAGACGTCCGCGCGGCTGGACAAGCAGGTGACGCTGGAGCTGTCGGGCGGCGAGGTCCGGTTGGACCGGCGCATCCTCGACGCGCTGAAGGACCCGCTGCTGCACCTGGTGCGCAACGCCATCGACCACGGCCTGGAGTCCACCGAGGAGCGGCGGGCCGCGGGCAAGCCCGAAGCGGGGCGCCTGACGGTGCGGGTGGAGCCTCGGGGTTCGCGCATCGCGGTGGTGGTGGAGGATGACGGCTCCGGCTTGTCGCCCAGCCGGGTGCGCGCCACGGCGGTGCGGCGGGGGCTGCTGTCGGCCGATGAAGCGGAGAAGCTGTCGGACGCGCAGGCGGCGCGGCTCGTCTTCCAGCCAGGCTTTTCCACGCGGGAGCAGGTGTCCGCGACGTCCGGGCGGGGCGTGGGGCTGGACGTGGTGCAGGCGACGGCGCAGCGGCTCCAGGGCTCGGTGGACGTGGCCTTCACTGCGGGCCGGGGCACGCGCTTCACCGTGGACCTGCCGCTGACGCTGGCCGCGGCGTTGGGGTTGCTCGTGCGCACGGGCACCACGGTGTCCGCCATTCCCTCCGACAGCGTGAATCGCATCCTCCGGCTGAACCCGGACGACGTGGGCACCGTCGCGGGCCGCGTGGTGGCGCGGCTGGATGGGGAGCAGCTCACATTCCTTCCGCTGGCGGAGGCCATTGGCCTGCCCCGGCTGCCGCTGGCGCTGGACTCCGGGAACGTGCAAGCCGCCGCGCTGCTGACGGTGGGCGAGGACAAGGTGCTGTTCGCCATCGACGAGGTGGTGGGGCAGCAGGAGATTGTCGTCCGCTCGCTGGGGCGCCACCTCAAGGGCGTGCGGCACCTGGCGGGCGCGGCGGTGCTGGACGACGGCCGCGTGGTGCCAGTGCTCAACGCGGCGGAGCTGGTGCGCGCGGCGCGGCCAGAGACGCGCTCGGTGGCTCGCGAGACGGCGCGGCCTCGCATCCTCGTGTGTGACGACGCGCTCACCACGCGCTTCGCCATGAAGTCGCTGCTGGAGATTGCCGGCTACCCGGTGGTGACCGCGGCGGACGGTGAAGAGGCGTGGGGCATCCTGGAGCGCACGCCCTGCCAGCTGGTGGTCAGCGACTGGCAGATGCCCCGGCTGGACGGCGTGGGCCTGGCGCGGCGAATCAAGTCGCACCCCCAGCTGCACCGCACGCCCATCATCCTGGTGACGTCGCTCGACAGTCCCGAGGACCGCGCCGCCGGTCTGGAGGCGGGCGCGGACGGGTACCTCGTCAAGCGCGAGGTGGAGCGAGGCCGCCTGCTGGAGCTGGTGCGCCAGCTGCTGCCCGTGTCCTGA
- a CDS encoding methyl-accepting chemotaxis protein, with the protein MGGNVDVKGTHLTPPGRAPGSRLSLRMKILALTGATGGLVAVILITTTWMQMGDALRNDLSRRANSVSVELAKTLAPMLSTKRDPERLHELVQGALSLGPEVAYVRVHDADGVLLGEAAAERYVGEAQAPASVEGDASVLRRRSVKGTGLVETTAPVLAAGSTAHLGTLQLALHEEGLSQTLREATRFTAIISLLVLVACMVAAWLVSGMLVVPLERLARAAAGIAAGDLRQQVDLQGSDEIGDVARSFAVMTDALSHLLQDLRSAAAEMEREAAGVLATSTQQSAMAHQQASAINETSTTVAEIAQTSKQATAYADSVISQTQKSEALSAEGQQVVSESVAGMEKLGEQVKAIALSITDLSERTMQIGDIIGTVKDVAEQSNLLALNASIEAAKAGEHGRGFAVVATEMRTLAEQSRIAAEQVRGLLNEVQKGTRQAVSATEEGSRRAQAAMELAREAGTTILGLSEVIRESSGAARQIAGNTRQQTIGVEQISTAMSELTSAMGDSVESTRRIEQVSGNLTNLSKRFSDLVGRYQL; encoded by the coding sequence GTGGGAGGCAACGTGGACGTCAAAGGGACGCACCTGACACCGCCGGGCCGCGCGCCGGGGAGCAGGCTCAGTCTGCGGATGAAAATCCTCGCGCTCACCGGGGCGACGGGGGGGCTGGTGGCCGTCATCCTCATCACCACGACGTGGATGCAGATGGGCGACGCGCTTCGCAACGACCTGTCCCGCCGCGCCAACTCGGTGAGTGTGGAGCTGGCGAAGACGCTGGCGCCCATGCTGAGCACGAAGCGCGACCCGGAGCGGCTGCATGAGCTGGTGCAGGGCGCGCTGAGCCTGGGGCCCGAGGTCGCCTATGTCCGCGTCCATGACGCGGACGGCGTCCTCCTGGGCGAGGCCGCCGCGGAGCGCTACGTCGGCGAGGCGCAGGCTCCGGCCTCCGTCGAAGGCGATGCCTCGGTGCTCCGCCGCAGGTCCGTGAAGGGCACGGGTCTGGTGGAGACGACGGCGCCCGTGCTCGCGGCCGGCTCCACCGCGCACCTGGGCACCCTCCAGCTGGCGCTCCACGAGGAGGGGCTGAGCCAGACGCTGCGGGAGGCCACGCGCTTCACGGCCATCATCAGCCTGCTCGTGCTGGTGGCCTGCATGGTGGCGGCATGGCTGGTGTCCGGGATGCTCGTGGTGCCGCTGGAGCGGCTGGCGCGCGCGGCGGCGGGCATCGCGGCGGGGGACCTGCGTCAGCAGGTGGACCTCCAGGGCTCGGATGAGATTGGCGACGTGGCGCGCAGCTTCGCGGTGATGACGGACGCGCTCTCCCACCTGCTGCAGGACCTGCGCAGCGCGGCGGCGGAGATGGAGCGCGAGGCGGCGGGCGTGCTGGCCACCTCCACGCAGCAGTCGGCCATGGCCCACCAGCAGGCCTCCGCCATCAATGAGACGAGCACCACGGTGGCGGAGATTGCCCAGACGTCCAAGCAGGCCACGGCCTACGCGGACTCGGTCATCTCCCAGACGCAGAAGTCCGAAGCCCTCAGCGCGGAGGGGCAGCAGGTCGTCAGTGAGAGCGTCGCCGGCATGGAGAAGCTGGGCGAACAGGTGAAGGCCATTGCCCTGTCCATCACCGACCTCAGCGAGCGCACGATGCAGATTGGCGACATCATCGGCACGGTGAAGGACGTGGCCGAGCAGTCCAACCTGCTGGCGCTCAATGCCTCCATTGAAGCGGCCAAGGCCGGGGAGCATGGCCGGGGCTTCGCGGTGGTGGCCACGGAGATGCGCACGCTGGCGGAGCAGTCCCGCATCGCCGCGGAGCAGGTGCGCGGCCTGCTCAACGAAGTGCAGAAGGGGACGAGGCAGGCCGTCAGCGCCACGGAGGAAGGCAGCCGCCGGGCGCAGGCGGCCATGGAGCTGGCTCGCGAAGCGGGGACGACCATCCTGGGCCTGTCGGAGGTCATCCGCGAGTCGTCGGGCGCGGCGCGGCAGATTGCCGGCAACACGCGTCAGCAGACCATTGGCGTGGAGCAGATTTCCACGGCGATGAGCGAGCTGACATCCGCCATGGGAGACTCGGTGGAGAGCACCCGGCGCATCGAACAGGTGTCAGGCAATCTGACCAATCTCTCGAAACGGTTCTCGGACCTGGTGGGTAGGTACCAGTTATGA